The nucleotide sequence ATGCTACCTTCTTGTcttaccctctccttcctccactgtgtccaccaGTGTCCTCCATGCCTGCACCTTCATTTCTTGTCTGTAAGTAGGTccatcagtactatttttttacattccctgaagtgaaagtgaaagagtcagctgtgtctgactctatgaggcccgaggactgcagcctgccaggctcctctgttcatggaattctacaggcaagaatactggagtgtatagccattcccttctccaggggatcatccgaacccagtgactgaacctgggtctcctgcattgcaggtggactctttaccatctgagccaccagggaagcccaatatatatattaatatataatatttgtttttctctgacttactttaacAGGCTCTacattcatccacctcattacagCTGACTCAAACTCaatcctttttatgactgagtaatattccaatgtatatatgtaccacagcttctttatccattcatctgtcagtggacatctaggttgcttccatgtcctggcttttgtaagtattaaatacaattaatatttattattatcacactgatgttataaaagaaaaatagtattatTAAGTATGTTCCAATGTATGGATTCTCAAGCAAAATGAAGCTGATGCCCACTTTTCCTGTTATCCCTGTGGTAAAGTCAGGCATTGTGAGGAGGAACCAGGAGGACTTGGTTGCTAATAATGAGATCTGAATTATAGCCCCTACTCAGCTACCAACCAATTATTCAACTAGAAAGAGTTATTCTTAATGGAGAATATACTCACTACATAGGATAAGGAAGTTGGGCCAGTGAAGAGCTAATGTCACTTTACTAGTTATAGGATAAAAACAAATCACTCAGTCTTTCTGGATCTGACTTTCTTTACTTAAAACAGAGAGGCTAAAAATATGAATACTACTTTTGCTATATTTTGTGGGTAATTTAGGTATTTCAGAGGATAGGATCTTGAACTGGGGAGCCAAGGAGTTAAAATGTGATTATGATCCAAGAGTAGATAGCTCAGTTTGATATCCTCAACAAAAAGGTAAATGGCAAAGAAGCCAGTGAGTAAAAATTTTGGGATACTTTCTATGTATCTGGCATTGTGTTAGCAACTGAAGATACAACCCACAGcccttctctgctgctgctgctgctgctgttaagtcgcttcagtcatgtccgactctgtgcgaccccatagacggcagcccaccagcctcccccgtccctggggttctcaaggcaagaacactggagtgggttgccatttttttctccaatgcatgaaagtgaaaagtgaaagtgaagtcgctcagtcgtgtccaactcttagtgaccccatggactgtagcctaccaggctcctcagtccatgggaatttccaggcaagagtactggagtaggttgccattgccttctctgacagcCCTTCTCTAAAGGGAGTCAAAATCCTCATTAAGTAAAAGGAATGACTCTAATCACTCTTGATTAATGGCAAAAAGTATAGACACAGATAGGCACCCTTCCTACTTTGATGTGTTTGTAACAcatagaaattataaataaacaataaaaataattgaaataaatagCAGACTTTCTTTCTTGAAGGGAAATTCCAGGTggcagaaacagagagaaaagtcaGTATCATAATGATGAAGCACTGCCATAAGCTCTAGAGGCTGGGGGTGGTCATTCAATGTATACATGGGCACTGGAAGCATGTCTTCCATTCTGTGTCAAGAGGGAAAGCTAGACCTGAGTCACAGGGATTATCCTAAAGCCTTAAAAAGTTGCCTCGACCATTAGAAGGTTAGAAAAGTTCTTTTCACTATCCCAGAGAAGCACTGAAAAACCGTATCATCTGTTCAGGGACATGAGTACGAAAAGAAAAGTCACCACACGTAAATGAAACCCCAGGCTATAGAAGCTGAGTTTATCCTACCTtcagtgtcagttcagtttagttcagttcagttgctcagttgtgtctgactctttgagaccccacatgGACCATGGACCACAACACGCCAgtcttccctttccatcaccaactcctggagtttactctgattcatgtccattgagtcggtgatgccatccaaccatctcatcctctgtcgtccccttctcgtcctgccttcaatctttcccagcatcagggtcttttcaaatgagtcagctcttcgcatcaggtggccaaagtattggagtttcagtttcatcatcagtccttccaatgaatattcaggactgatttcctttaggatggactggttggatctccttgctgtccaggggactctcaagagtcttctccaacaccacagttcaaaagcatcaattctttgccactcacctttctttatagtccaactcataaAAGGTCAGACGGAAGTGAAATTAAGGATTCTAATTTTAGaaggtaaaaatgaaaagagtaagTTCTAAGTACGTTTGGCAGTAataaaaggaagaacaaattAATGGAAATCAAAGAAACAAGAGGAGagatcaacaaaaccaaaagattagtttttttaaaaagatgaatttaaaTAGATATATTTCCTGGGAGATATATTAGGACCAAAAAAAGCATAATTAAGCAATACATACAAAAATAAGGGGTCTCAGAtagtgaatctgcctgcagtgcaggcgactctggttccacccctgggtggggaagatcccctggagaagggaatggctacccactccagtaattttgcctggagaaccgcaCGGCGATGGAGAAGCCcagccggctacagtccatgggggtcgcaaagagtaggacatgactcagcaactaacactttaactttctttCGCTTTCATACAAAAATAATAGGGTCACGACTCTTTAAGCAAACTCTCACTCCTCTGGGAGGCCAAGGGGACACGCCCACCCAGATGCTGCATCACCCCTGCTAACCGCGCTGCGCATCTCTTCTGCATCCGGGTCCTCAGAAGACCCGCCCAGCCTGCGAGACTGCGCCGCCCTTTCCCATCATCCTCTCTGGGGTCAACCATGCTGCCGGCGCTTCGCTGAGTGTGAGGAGAGGCTGTCCACAGTGTGGTGTGAGGAGAGCTTGTGGGTGTGGGCTGGGGTGCCTGCGTGTGTGAGCACAAAGCCCCCTGAGGGTGGGACCGGACGGACATGGGGTGAGAAGGGGCCGCTGCCCGTCGCTGGCATTCTGAGGGAGGGCTCCGAGGAAGCCACGGTTTCTAAATTCCAGACCTGGATGTTCAGGTCTTTGTGAAGGTATGTTTATTACGGCATTAGAATAGAGTTTTCTGTTGTCTTACATATAAAAGGTATGTAGGTCTTCATCGTGTTTTGTTCCAGACCGTGCATATGGTTGTGTTGCTGCTGAAAATACAAATTAGCACCACCCTTGTGGCGAGATGGTAAAAACTGTCAAGATGCGACCGTGTACTCTTTGGCTCAGAAatttcatttctggaaatttaTTCTACAGGTGAATTTCTACAGTGGCAAAATAAAATGTGCATAATGCAACTTTGAAGCAACAACTGAAAACAATGCTCGTGTTGTTCATAAGAGGTTAGTTAAGTAAATTAGGGTACAGtcacataatggaatataatgGGGCTGTAAAGGAAGGTGTGGACGTTCTCTGTGAACTGCAGTGAAAAGATGTTTGACATTCGTGAAGTGTAAGAGCAAGCTACAgaaatgcctggagaatcccatggagggaggagcctggtgggctacagtccactgggttgcaaagagttggacaggactgagcgacttcactcactcacccaaGCTACAGAAAACGGGAGAAAATAAGACTGTAGATTCATATTTTCTTATCCTTGTGAAAAGAAGAttggaaaaatgaataaagattatTACTTGTGTATATTTGTGGATGGGAACaagtgttatttttatatttcaactcTGTATATATtacctattaaaatatatattaaagtaaGACAGTGATTTCAAAAAACCAGTAACTTATGAGGAAATGCGTAAGTAAATACCATGAGAATCTTAGCTACTATAAAACTTTGGTCAAATGGCAATTTTCTTGAAATAATGTAAGTGACCAAAATTTACtccaaaaggaagggaaaaaacctAAATAGACCAGTTACCATTAAAATAGTTATTGAGGCGGGAGGAGCGGCAGCGGTCAGGCTGCTCAGCTCCGCGAAGGCTCTCGGCGCGCCGCGGCCCTCAGGCGCCCGGCTCTCGCCCGCCCCGCCGCCACGATGCCCAAGACGAAGGTCAGCTCCGCCGAGGGGGCGGCGAAGGAGGAGCCCAAGAGGAGATCGGCGAGGTGGTCAGCTAAACCGGCTCCTGCAAAAGTGGAAACGAAGCCAAAAGAGGCGACGGGAAAGGACAAATCTTCAGACAAAAAAGTgcaaacaaaagggaaaagaggagTAAAGGGAAAACAGGCGGAAGTGGCCAACCAAGAGACTAAAGAAGACTTGcctgcagaaaatgaagagactaAAAACGAGGAGAGCCCAGCCTCTGatgaagcagaagagaaagaagccaagtcTGATTAATAACCACACACTCAGTCCTGTCAGTGGTCCCTGTTTCCATTCTTGTACAATCCAGAGGAATATTTTTATCAACTATTTTGTAACTGCAAGTTTTTTAGTAGCtctagaaacattttaaaaaaggagagaatcccacctcatcccattttttaagtgtaaatgcttttttttaagaGGTGAAATCATTtgctggttgtttattttttggtacaACCAGAAAATAGTGGGATATTGGATATGGGAGGCTTTGATTGTCTTGGGTGTCAGCTTAACATTCCATAGATGGGGGGTAGCTTTTATATCCTATAATACAAAAGCATACTAAATGGCAGTTTGGAGTCAGTTGTGCATTTAATGTCctgaacattttaaattacttctCTTCCCATATTGTTTTGGTAGAATTATTTCCTACAGCAAACCACTTTTTGATATTGGTTCTCCTGGTCAGAATTTTGTGCATTATACTATAACATCTTTGGTCGTGgtagtccagttttcccagtaacTTGGTTAATGTGCTGTGAACGATTGACAGTTTGGGTATGTAGTGTATATGATATTAAATTGTGAATCAGTGGGACTTATGATGTAACAACATatcaatatttgaagatattgGTACTTGATATCCTGTTAAGGAAACTTTGCTCCAAATTTTAAGCTGGAAAGTCACTGGAATAACTGTTAAGAATCACAACTACATGATATTTTAGATTTCTGGTATGTATGTGAAGAATTGTGTACAAATTGAAATGTCTGTGTAGTGATCCTCAAAACAACCAATAATAtctcagttataaaataattccttgaaaaaaaaaataaaatagttattgattttttttttcaaaagctacATGCGTGCTACGTACTGACTTAGATATAACAATAGTATAAAATGTGATGGGGAAGATAATTTCTGAATAGTGTTATTTCTAGGTAGGGGATTAAAAAATATCAATAGATAGAAATTCAGAGGGTTTCATCTCTTTCTGTAAAGTTTcattgctcattaaaaaaaaactaaagaaaatatatgagaaagTTACTGTCTTTTAAACCTGAATGTGGGTAATTAgtgatgttttattattttctgtacttTGTGTATTTGAAGTATTTCATAATTTAGAAAGATTCTCATATCTCTTGTTCACATAGAGAAGTTTGTCACACAACAGTTACAATTAAATCTGTCTTGCTAGATTGTAAGCTCTTTGAGATCAGGATCCATACCTTGttttgaaaaaacaatttttagagcagttttagatttacagaaaaattaagcagGAAATACTGAGAATTCCCATTTACTGTCTCTCCCTCATCACTCCTCCTCCACTATAGTTTCCCTTATCATTAGTAGCTTTCACTGGTGTGTTGCTTTTGTTACAACGGACaagccaatattgatacattattattagttAAAATACATAGTTTATATAATGGTTAACTCTTTGTGTTGTACAGttctatggattttgacaaaATGACATATTCACTAATACAGGTTCATTCAGAGTAGTTCACTGGCTAAAAATTGGCTGTTTTACctattcatccttccctcccttccccaaacACTGATCTTTTaactgtctctatagttttgccttttccagaataacatttggaatcatacagtaacCTTTTGAGactaacttctttcacttagctaaATATATATAAGATTCCCTCCTATCTTTTGTGGGCTTCATAGCtcgtttctttttatggctgaataatataccattgtatggatatactgcaggcttttttttaatctgttcacCTATTGAAGGTCATCTTGTTTGCTTCCAGTTTTGGGTGATTGTATGTAGAGCTGTTATAAACATTCAGGTGCAGCTTTTTGTCTGCGGGCAAGTTTTCACTTATTTGGGTGGATGCCTAGGAGCAGCCTAAAGtttgaaatatacatttacaaTTAATCTAAATTCACTTTCTGGTAACAATATATGGCCTCATGGGTAATACCAGTACCTTATAGCAGAgtatttccatttcctcatcctCTTTCCTTATAACATTTTTTGTCATTCATTTCGTTTGTTCATGAGCTTTAATCACCTCATATATCATTAGtactattattttaaacaaactgTTATCAGTtagatcaattaaaaataaaagtaactgaaagattttattttaccttcatttattccttctctaaTGTTCTCCTTATGTAGATCTAAGCTTCTGacctttatcatttccttctttctgaataaattcctttaatatttcttgtaagGCAGGTCTACTGGTGACAAACTACCTCAATTTTTCTTTGCCTTagattttactttacttttaaatgtctttatttctactttacttTTAAAGGATAATTCCTTGGATACAGAATTCTTTGTTGGTTTTCATTCAACACCAAATATTTCACTCTACTCTCTTTTGCTTATGTGATTTCTGAAGAAAATTCCAGTATATTCTTGTACTTGTTGCTCTATaggtatttttctccccttttaacttcttttgaaaaagtctcttcatctttgattttctgcagtttgaataGGAAATGCCTAAGTGTAGGGTTTTGtattgtatttaatatttatccTGGTTAGTGTTCTCTGACCAAGATTTCTGGATCTGTAATTTGGTGtctgtcatttattttgaaatattctcagacataaaaacttcaaatatttttttctttcttttaccttttccTCTCGTGTTATTCCCATTATGTATACACTATACCTTTTGTCCCACATCTCTtggatattatattttttattattttttctcattgctGTTTAGTTTGGGAAGTTTCTACTGACATTCTTCAAGCTCACTGATTCTTGTCTAGTCTACTAATGAACCCAgaaaaggcattcttcatttgttagtttaattaatgaaaaaaaaaatttttttttgatgctcTGGCTTTTTACTGTTGTGCATggactctctctagttgcagagactgggggctactctctatttgTGGTGCGTgaccttctcattgcagtagcttcttgTTTTGCAGAGCTCCAGGGCAAGCAGTCTCAGCAGTTGCAACGCATGGGCCcagttgtggcgcacaggtttagttgccgcGAGGCATGTAGAAACTTCCTGGActaaggatggaacctgtgttccctgcattggcaggtggattcttaaccactggtccatgAGGGACGTCCCTGTTAGTGTTTTTTGAAATCTagcatttcttttgattcttgcttagagtttccatctctctgcttatgTTACCtccttggtttttaaaaattgtccagtTTTTTTCATTAATGCTCCTAGCATATTAATCACAATTATCTTAAATTCCTGATCTAATAATTCCAAAATCTGTGTCATCTATAAATCTGGTTCTGATGGTTGACTTGTCCCTTCAGGCTGTCTTTTGCCTTTCAGCATGCCCTTTAATGTGTAgtagaaagtcagacatgatatATTAGGTAAAGAGAATTGAGGTGCAAGCCTTTAGTGTGAGGTTTTACATTTGTCAGGCCAGGAGTTAGACTGTGTTCATTGTTTACGGTAGCTGTCGGTGTTCCTTGCCAGTCAATCTCCCCATCCCTACTACCCACCCTTTAGGCCACACTGTCCTGATTTTATCACCATAAGATTAGTTTTGCTTTCCTTGAACTTCATGAAAAGAACCATACAAGATGTACTCTGTGTCTGAATACTTTCATTAACATGTCTATGTTGAGTGTATTGCTCTTTATTACTAAACAGTcagtattctattgtatgaacATACCATGATTTGCTTATTCAGTCTCCTGTTGATGGACTGTTtgggtggtttcctttgcttttggctcCCATGAATAAAACTTCCAAGAGGCTTCCCTGGCGATCTGGTGGTTAGGCTCTGTGCTTCTgctgcaggaggcacagattgATCCTTTGTCAGacaactaagatctcacaagc is from Cervus canadensis isolate Bull #8, Minnesota chromosome 27, ASM1932006v1, whole genome shotgun sequence and encodes:
- the LOC122428952 gene encoding non-histone chromosomal protein HMG-14-like gives rise to the protein MPKTKVSSAEGAAKEEPKRRSARWSAKPAPAKVETKPKEATGKDKSSDKKVQTKGKRGVKGKQAEVANQETKEDLPAENEETKNEESPASDEAEEKEAKSD